TTCTGCGGCCTCCGTGCTCTTTCTTTGCTGGGATTTTATTGATAAACTGTCTTCTTAAACGACATACCCATCCGACAGAAACGCCTAAAATCATTGCTGTCTGAGAAAGTGATAATCCAAATTCCAACGGTAATATTACAGCCTGAGCTCTTCTTAATTCATTGACTGTCTTTGCCTTTGATAAAATCTCTTTTGCCTGATCAAGTATCTCTATTCCACTTGCTTTTCTTGCCATTGCCGCCTCCATGTCTTTTGCGGCTATTATTGCATACTTGATTTAGAAATGGAATAAGGAAGAGATACAAGTTGACACTTTGTTTCAAGGCTATTAATAAATCTAAGAAAAAGTTTTAGTGTTCTGTTTGTTGTTTTTTTTGCATTATCTTGAAAATATACAAGTTCGAATTGTAATAAATCTTATTTTTTGCTAAACATAGTC
Above is a genomic segment from Desulforegula conservatrix Mb1Pa containing:
- a CDS encoding helix-turn-helix domain-containing protein — translated: MARKASGIEILDQAKEILSKAKTVNELRRAQAVILPLEFGLSLSQTAMILGVSVGWVCRLRRQFINKIPAKKEHGGRR